Below is a genomic region from Citrobacter europaeus.
CAAGTGCATATGCTGGATGTCGGGCAGGGGCTGGCGATGGTGATTGCGCGTAATGGGAAAGCGCTGCTTTACGATACTGGTCTGGCATGGCCTGAAGGCGATAGCGCGCAACAGCTGATTATTCCCTGGCTACGCTGGCACAATCTGGAGCCGCAAGGGGTAATTTTAAGCCATGAGCATATGGATCACCGGGGTGGGTTGCGCTCGCTGCAGCAAGCCTGGCCGTCGTTATGGATAAGAAGTCCATTAGGTTGGGAAGGGCATCGTCCGTGCTTTCGTGGGGAACGTTGGCAGTGGCAAGGGTTAACCTTCACTGCGCACTGGCCGGTACGTGGAAACACAGATGCGGGGAATAACCACTCCTGCGTGGTAAAGGTCGATGATGGGAATCAGAGTATTCTGCTGACCGGCGATATTGAGTCTCCCGCTGAACAAAAAATGCTAAGTCACTATTGGCAGCATCTGCAGTCTACGGTGGTGCAGGTTCCGCATCATGGCAGCAATACCTCATCATCACTGGCGCTGATTCAGCGGGTGGGCGGACAGGCCGCGTTAGCCTCGGCATCCCGTTATAATGCCTGGCGTCTACCGTCCTGGAAAGTGGAGCAACGTTATCGACAACAAAATTATCAATGGCTGGATACACCACATCAGGGGCAGATTACGCTGGATTTTTATCCAAAAAACTGGCGAGTACGCAGCTTGCGGGATCAGATTTTACCTCGTTGGTATCATCAGTGGTTTGGCGTGTCGGATGATAACGGGTAGAATATGCGGCTATTCTAACAAATGCTGGTTTTTTGAATGCATAACGATAAAGATCTCTCTACGTGGCAGACGTTTCGCCGACTATGGCCAACCATAGCGCCTTTTAAATCGGGTCTGATCGTGGCGGGTATAGCGTTAATACTTAACGCGGCCAGCGATACCTTCATGCTATCGCTCCTTAAGCCATTACTGGATGATGGTTTTGGTAAAACGGATCGCTCGGTGCTGCTGTGGATGCCGCTGGTGGTCATTGGACTAATGGTTCTCCGCGGCTTTACCAGCTATGTTTCTAGTTACTGCATCTCATGGGTGTCAGGCAAAGTGGTCATGACCATGCGTCGCCGCTTGTTTGGTCATATGATGGGTATGCCGGTCTCCTTTTTTGATAAGCAGTCTACAGGTACGCTGCTGTCACGTATTACCTATGATTCAGAGCAGGTAGCGTCCTCGTCTTCCGGCGCGCTGATCACCGTGGTACGTGAAGGGGCTTCAATTATTGGCCTGTTTATCATGATGTTTTATTACAGCTGGCAACTGTCGTTGATCCTGATTGTACTGGCGCCAATTGTTTCAGTGGCTATTCGTATAGTTTCTAAGCGCTTTCGTAGCATCAGTAAAAACATGCAAAACACCATGGGGCAGGTTACGACCAGTGCGGAGCAGATGCTAAAAGGGCACAAAGAAGTTCTGATTTTTGGTGGTCAGGAAGTCGAAACCAAGCGCTTCGATAAAGTCAGCAACAAGATGCGCTTGCAGGGCATGAAGATGGTTTCTGCCTCTTCTATCTCCGATCCTATCATCCAGCTGATCGCGTCTCTGGCGCTGGCCTTCGTGTTGTATGCAGCCAGCTTCCCAAGCGTGATGGAAAACCTGACAGCAGGGACAATTACGGTTGTCTTCTCGTCAATGATCGCGCTGATGCGTCCATTGAAATCGCTGACCAACGTCAACGCGCAGTTCCAGCGCGGTATGGCGGCATGCCAGACCTTATTTACGATTCTGGATAGCGAGCAGGAAAAAGACGAAGGTACACGCGTAATCGAACGTGCTACCGGTAATCTTGAGTTCCGCAACGTGACTTTCACCTATCCAGGACGTGAAGTGCCTGCGCTGCGCAACATCAACCTGAACATTCCAGCGGGCAAAACCGTTGCTTTGGTTGGGCGTTCGGGGTCAGGTAAATCCACCATCGCCAGCCTGATTACGCGCTTCTACGATATTGATGAAGGGCAGATCCTGATGGACGGACACGATCTACGCGAATATACCCTGGCATCCCTGCGCGATCAGGTTGCATTGGTTTCGCAGAATGTGCACCTGTTTAACGATACGGTTGCCAACAACATCGCCTATGCGCGTACCGATTTGTACAGCCGCGAGCAGATCGAAAAAGCGGCGCAAATGGCCTACGCCATGGATTTCATCAATAAGATGGACAATGGCCTCGATACGGTGATTGGCGAAAACGGCGTCCTGCTTTCCGGTGGTCAGCGCCAGCGTATCGCTATCGCGCGCGCCTTGTTGCGTGACAGTCCGATTCTGATCCTTGATGAAGCAACGTCGGCACTCGATACCGAATCTGAACGCGCGATTCAGGCTGCTCTGGATGAGTTACAGAAAAACCGTACTTCTCTGGTGATTGCCCACCGCCTTTCTACCATTGAACAGGCGGATGAAATCATCGTGGTGGAAGACGGTATTATTGTTGAGCGCGGAACCCATAGCGAGCTTATTGAGCAGCGTGGGGTGTATGCGCAATTACACAAAATGCAATTCGGTCAATGATCGCTCGAATCTGGTCTGGTGAGTCGCCGCTGTGGCGACTGTTACTCCCACTCTCCTGGTTGTATGGCCTGGTGAGTGGCGGGATCCGTTTATGCTACAAGCTTGGGATTAAACGCGCGTGGCGTGCGCCAGTACCGGTTGTGGTGGTCGGAAACCTTACCGCCGGCGGCAATGGCAAAACACCGGTGGTGATTTGGCTGGTTGAACAACTACGGCAACGTGGGATCCGCGTGGGCGTGGTGTCGCGTGGTTATGGCGGGAAAGCGCCTGCTTATCCGCTGTTGCTGACCGCTGATACTACTACCGCAGAAGCGGGCGATGAACCGGTGCTGATCGCCCAACGTACCGGCGTGCCGGTGGCGGTATCCCCGGTAAGATCGGATGCGGTAAAAGCCATTTTGGCCCAACATGACGTGCAGATTATTGTGACAGACGATGGTCTACAGCACTATCGTCTGGCGCGAGATGTTGAAATCGTGGTTATTGATGGCGAACGTCGGTTTGGCAATGGCTGGTGGCTTCCCGCTGGTCCTATGCGGGAGCGCGCAGGTCGGCTTAAATCGGTTGATGCGACTATCGTTAACGGTGGCGTTGCGCAGCCAGGGGAAATCCCTATGCGACTTGAACCGGGGCTGGCCGTTAATTTACGCACGGGTGAACGCCGCGATGTGGCGCAGTTGACCAATATTGTCGCCATGGCGGGCATTGGCCACCCACCGCGTTATTTTGCCACGCTGCAAGCGTGTGGTGCCAGCATACAAAAAAGCATTGCGCTGGCAGACCATCAGTCTCTGACCTACAGTGACGTCAGTGCGTTTGTAGACGCCGGACAAACGCTGGTAATGACGGAAAAAGATGCGGTTAAGTGCCGGGCATTTGCCGATGAAAACTGGTGGTATTTACCTGTTGACGCTCATTTGTCAGGCGATCGGCCTGATGTGTTGTTGGATAACTTAATCTCGCTGACTCGCTAACTGATTCACGCTGCGGCAGCGAATCATTTATGAGGCCATAAATGTCGTTGCCGCGTCTTTCTTTGACGGATGCCCGTCATCTTCACCTTGCCGCTCAAGGGCTGCTGAAAAAAACACGCCGTCGGGCAACCCCAGCAGATATTCTTACCACCATTTCTCGCATGTCGTTACTGCAAATCGATACCATCAATATTGTGGCGCGCAGCCCTTACCTGGTGCTGTTTAGTCGTTTGGGCGATTATTCCCCCCAGTGGCTGGATGACGCATTGCAGCAGGGCGCATTGATGGAATACTGGGCGCACGAGGCCTGCTTTTTGCCGCGCAGCGACTTTATGCTGATACGCCACCGCATGCTGGCCCCGGAGAAAATGGGCTGGAAATATAAAGCGGCATGGATGAAAGAACATGCGCATGAAATTGAGCAACTGCTCCAGCACATCCAACATAACGGACCAGTACGCTCTGCCGATTTTGAGCATCCGCGCAAGGGGGCCAGCGGCTGGTGGGAATGGAAGCCGCATAAGCGTCATCTTGAAGGGCTGTTCACTGCCGGGAAAGTCATGGTGGTGGAAAGGCGTAATTTCCAGCGAGTGTATGATCTAACCCATCGCGTCATGCCGCACTGGGATGATGAACGCGACCTGCTTTCGCAGGAGGATGCTGAAAGCGCCATGCTGGATAACAGCGCCCGTAGCCTGGGGATTTTTCGCGAACAGTGGCTGGCAGACTACTACCGTCTCAAGCGCCCGGCGCTAAAAAACTGGTGTAACGTGCGCGCGCAGCAGCAACAAATTATTCCTGTCGACGTCGAAGGGCTGGGAACCCTGTGGCTGCACAGTCACTTTCAGCCGCTGCTGGAGCAGGCGCTGGCGGGTAAATTAACGGCGACCCATAGCGCAGTATTATCGCCCTTTGATCCGGTGGTTTGGGATCGTAAACGGGCAGAACAGCTATTCGATTTTAGCTACCGGCTGGAATGTTATACACCGGCGCCGAAACGTCAGTATGGTTATTTCGTCCTGCCGTTGCTGCATCGCGGGCAATTAGTTGGGCGGATGGATGCCAAAATGCACCGCAAAACGGGCGTGCTGGATGTGATTTCATTGTGGTTACAGGATGGCGTCAAACCTGGGGTTACTCTGCAAAAAGGATTGTTTCAGGCGATTGATGATTTTGCCCGCTGGCAGCAGGCAACACGCGTGACGCTGGGACGCTATCCTGAAGGTTTATTTGCTGATGTACGCCATGGTTGGGAAATAGACCCAGCCCTTTAAGCGATTATGTTAATATTTACGGATTCACAATCCGGTCCATCTGGAGGAACTATGGATCATCGTCTGCTTGAAATCATTGCCTGCCCGGTATGCAATGGCAAACTCTGGTTTAACCAGGAAAAACAGGAACTGATTTGTAAACTGGATAACCTTGCTTTCCCACTGCGTGATGGTATTCCCGTTTTACTGGAAACTGAAGCCCGCGTTCTGACTGCTGATGAGAGTAAATCATGAGTTTTGTGGTCATTATTCCTGCGCGATATGCGTCCACACGTTTGCCGGGCAAGCCGCTGTTGGATATCAACGGCAAGCCGATGATCGTGCATGTTCTGGAGCGTGCGCGTGAATCTGGCGCTGAACGTATTATCGTTGCGACCGATCACGAAGATGTCGCTCGCGCGGTAGAAGCGGTGGGTGGCGAAGTATGCATGACTCGCGCCGATCACCAGTCCGGTACGGAGCGTCTGGCGGAAGTCGTTGAGAAATGTGGTTTTAGCGATGATACCGTTATTGTGAACGTACAGGGTGATGAGCCGATGATCCCGGCGGTCATTATTCGCCAGGTCGCAGAGAATCTGGCGCAGCGCCAGGTCGGTATGGCGACACTTGCGGCCCCGATTCACAGTGCGGAAGAGGCATTTAACCCGAATGCGGTAAAAGTCGTTCTGGACGCCGAAGGGTATGCGCTCTATTTTTCACGCGCGACCATCCCGTGGGATCGCGATCGTTTTGCCAGGAGCCTGGAAACGGTGGGTGACACCTTCCTGCGCCATCTGGGTATTTACGGCTATCGCGCCGGTTTTATCCGCCGCTATGTTAACTGGCAGCCCAGCCCGCTTGAGCATATTGAAATGCTGGAGCAGCTACGTGTGCTGTGGTACGGCGAAAAAATTCACGTTGCCGTCGCCAAAGAAGTACCCGGTACCGGCGTAGACACTGCCGAAGATCTTGAGCGCGTTCGCGCCGAAATGCGTTAGTTTTTCTCACGACACTCCCCCTGGTAACGCGAATTTTTGGGAGGAGTGTCGTATCGTTACGCTTTCCCCCCACTTTTCTTTTCATCAATTGATCTCATCCGGGTGACATCTGTCTGCACGACGCTCATTATGAAAGCAGTAGCATTTATGAGGGCAATCTGAAATGGAACAGTTGCGTGCCGAACTCAGCCATCTGTTGGGTGAAAAACTCAGTCGTATAGAATGCGTGAATGAAAAAGCGGATACGGCCCTGTGGTCGCTGTATGACAGCCAGGGAAATCCGATGCCGCTGATGGCGAGGAGTTTCACCACGCCGGGTATGGCGCAGCAGCTGGCATGGAAAACCTCCATGCTGGCGCGCAGTGGTACGGTTCGAATGCCCGTCATTTATGGGGTCTTAACGCACGAGGAGCATCCCGGTCCTGATGTGCTGCTGCTTGAGCGTCTACGCGGCGTACCAGTGGAAGCGCCAGCCCGAACGCCTGAACGCTGGGAACATTTGAAAGATCAGATAGTAGAAGGTCTGCTGTCATGGCATCGGCAGGATAGCCGTGGCTGCGTGGGAATGGTGGATAACACGCAAGAGAATATCTGGCCATCCTGGTATCGTCAGCGCGTTGAGGTGCTGTGGACTACGCTAAATCAGTTCAACAATACCGGGCTGACGATGCAGGATAAGCGGATCCTGTTTCGCACCCGTGAGTGTTTGCCCGCCTTATTTGAAGGGTTCAATGATAATTGTGTGCTGATCCACGGTAATTTCAGTTTACGTAGCATGCTCAAAGACGCCCGCAGCGATCAGCTTCTGGCGATGGTGGGACCGGGGTTGATGCTGTGGGCGCCAAGAGAATATGAACTGTTTCGCCTGATGGATAATGCGCTGGCCGAAAGCCTGCTTTGGCAGTACCTGCAACGCGCGCCAGTGGCGGAGTCATTTATCTGGCGGCGCTGGTTGTACGTGTTATGGGATGAGGTCGCGCAACTGGTCAACACCGGACGTTTTAATCGCTCCAACTTTGACCTGGCGACAAAATCATTGCTGCCGTGGCTCGCCTGATGAACACGTGAACATCTTACGTGGCCTACAATTTTGCGCTGAACACGTAGGCCTGATAAGACGCGTCAGCGTCCCCATCAGGCAAAAATGCTATCAATGTTCCGATCCTTTTAGCCACTGCCAGATGCGTCCCAGGGTTTCATAACCCACACGATCGCTATGCATTAGCCAGACAGGTGAAGGAATTGCGCGCTCCCACGGATTAAGCGGTGAATCAATCGCTAACTGATTGGCCGGTGCTGGCAGCGGATGTAGCCCGGCCTGCTGGAAGAAAATCATGGCACGCGGCAAGTGCGAGGCAGAGGTTACCAGCAGGAACGGCGCGTTGCCGATGGCCTGCTTTACCGCTGCGGCTTCTTCTTCGGTATCTTTGGGTTGATCCAGGGTGATGATGTCATCGACTGGTACCCCCAGCGACTGCGCTACGCGGGCTCCCGCTTCTGCAGTACTGACGTTATTGCTCTTTGCCGCAGCACCGGTAAAGATAAGCTTCGATCCCGGGTTAGCACGCCAGAGGCGAATACCTTCATTCAGACGCGGAAGGCTGTTGTTGATCAGGTTAGAACTTGGCGCCCACTGCGGGTTCCAGGTATACCCTCCGCCCAGCACTACAATGTATTCCACTTTTTGCGTATCCTGCCATGTTGGATAACTGTCCTCAATTGGTTTCAGCAGACTGTCGGCGACGGGTTGTAAGCTAAGAAGTAACAGCGCCAGCCAACTCAGGCTAATACACACTTTCCCCGTTTTTTGAAAGCGGCTGAACCAGACCAGCGCCAGGCCGATGCCCATCACAAGCAGCATCAACGGAAGCGGCAGCATCATACCGCCAATCACTTTCTTCAGCGTAAAAAGCATTCTTTTTGGTTCCTTTTTTAACCATACAGCAGGGGATCTGCAGGGATATTACACCAGGAAGGTTCATTCTCGGCGTGGGTGTGACAAAATAGCGGTTTTACTTAGTCACCCTAAAGCCAGTATGTGGAGAGCCCGATGCGGGACCGCAATTTTGATGACATTGCAGAGAAGTTTTCCCGTAACATTTACGGCACCACCAAAGGTCAGCTTCGTCAGACGATCCTCTGGCAGGATTTGGACAAACTTCTTGCCGGCTACGCGGGTCAAACATTGCGTGTGCTTGATGCGGGTGGCGGAGAAGGGCAGACAGCTATTCTGATGGCGCAGCGGGGCCATCACGTTACCTTGTGCGATCTTTCTGCTGAGATGGTGGCGCGAGCGCAACGGGCGGCAGAAGAGCAAGGTGTGAGCGACAACATGCATTTTATACATTGTGCCGCTCAGGACATCCCACAGCATTTGGATTCTCAGGTTGATCTGATATTGTTTCATGCTGTGCTGGAATGGGTGGCCGACCCGCAAGCCGTCTTAAAAACACTGTGGTCGATGTTACGCCCGGGCGGTGCTTTATCGCTGATGTTCTACAATGCAAACGGTCTGTTGATGCGTAATGTGTTGGTCGGTAATTTCGGCTATGTACAGCAGGGAATGTATAAAAAGAAACGGCGCACGTTGTCTCCCGATTTTCCGCGCGACCCTCAGCAGGTCTATGGCTGGCTGGAGGAGATTGGCTGGGAGATAACCGGTAAAACGGGCGTGAGGGTGTTTCATGATTATCTGCGTGATAAACAAAAACAGCATGACTGTTTTGACGCTTTAACAGAAATAGAAACGCGCTATTGTCGCCAGGAGCCGTTTATCAGCCTTGGACGTTATATTCATGTCACCGCGCGCAAACCGCAGATGCAAGGATAATTTATGAGTGAATTTTCCCAGACAGTCCCCGAACTGGTTGCCTGGGCCAGAAAAAATGACTTCTCCATCTCTCTGCCGGTAGACAGACTTTCGTTCCTGCTGGCGGTTGCCACACTAAACGGTGAGCGACTCGACGGCGAGATGAGTGAAGGTGAACTGGTGGATGCGTTCCGCCATGTGAGTGATGCGTTTGAGCAAACCAGCGAAACCATCGGCGTACGCGCCAACAACGCGATCAACGATATGGTGCGTCAACGTCTGCTGAACCGCTTTACCAGCGAGCAGGCGGAAGGCAACGCCATTTACCGTTTAACGCCATTGGGAATTGGCATCACGGATTACTATATTCGTCAGCGTGAATTCTCTACGCTGCGTCTTTCGATGCAGTTGTCGATTGTTGCAGGTGAACTGAAACGCGCGGCGGATGCGGCAGCGGAAGGCGGCGATGAGTTCCACTGGCATCGCAACGTCTATGCGCCATTGAAATACTCAGTGGCGGAGATTTTCGACAGTATTGATCTGACCCAGCGCATCATGGATGAACAGCAGCAGCAGGTAAAAGACGATATTGCGCAACTGCTGAATAAAGACTGGCGGGCGGCTATTTCCAGCTGTGAACTGCTGCTTTCTGAAACGTCTGGTACGCTGCGTGAACTGCAGGATACGCTGGAAGCGGCGGGGGATAAGCTGCAGGCTAACCTGTTACGCATCCAGGACGCTACGATGACACATGACGATTTACATTTCGTCGATCGGCTGGTATTTGA
It encodes:
- the msbA gene encoding lipid A ABC transporter ATP-binding protein/permease MsbA, which codes for MHNDKDLSTWQTFRRLWPTIAPFKSGLIVAGIALILNAASDTFMLSLLKPLLDDGFGKTDRSVLLWMPLVVIGLMVLRGFTSYVSSYCISWVSGKVVMTMRRRLFGHMMGMPVSFFDKQSTGTLLSRITYDSEQVASSSSGALITVVREGASIIGLFIMMFYYSWQLSLILIVLAPIVSVAIRIVSKRFRSISKNMQNTMGQVTTSAEQMLKGHKEVLIFGGQEVETKRFDKVSNKMRLQGMKMVSASSISDPIIQLIASLALAFVLYAASFPSVMENLTAGTITVVFSSMIALMRPLKSLTNVNAQFQRGMAACQTLFTILDSEQEKDEGTRVIERATGNLEFRNVTFTYPGREVPALRNINLNIPAGKTVALVGRSGSGKSTIASLITRFYDIDEGQILMDGHDLREYTLASLRDQVALVSQNVHLFNDTVANNIAYARTDLYSREQIEKAAQMAYAMDFINKMDNGLDTVIGENGVLLSGGQRQRIAIARALLRDSPILILDEATSALDTESERAIQAALDELQKNRTSLVIAHRLSTIEQADEIIVVEDGIIVERGTHSELIEQRGVYAQLHKMQFGQ
- the lpxK gene encoding tetraacyldisaccharide 4'-kinase, with the translated sequence MIARIWSGESPLWRLLLPLSWLYGLVSGGIRLCYKLGIKRAWRAPVPVVVVGNLTAGGNGKTPVVIWLVEQLRQRGIRVGVVSRGYGGKAPAYPLLLTADTTTAEAGDEPVLIAQRTGVPVAVSPVRSDAVKAILAQHDVQIIVTDDGLQHYRLARDVEIVVIDGERRFGNGWWLPAGPMRERAGRLKSVDATIVNGGVAQPGEIPMRLEPGLAVNLRTGERRDVAQLTNIVAMAGIGHPPRYFATLQACGASIQKSIALADHQSLTYSDVSAFVDAGQTLVMTEKDAVKCRAFADENWWYLPVDAHLSGDRPDVLLDNLISLTR
- a CDS encoding winged helix-turn-helix domain-containing protein; translation: MSLPRLSLTDARHLHLAAQGLLKKTRRRATPADILTTISRMSLLQIDTINIVARSPYLVLFSRLGDYSPQWLDDALQQGALMEYWAHEACFLPRSDFMLIRHRMLAPEKMGWKYKAAWMKEHAHEIEQLLQHIQHNGPVRSADFEHPRKGASGWWEWKPHKRHLEGLFTAGKVMVVERRNFQRVYDLTHRVMPHWDDERDLLSQEDAESAMLDNSARSLGIFREQWLADYYRLKRPALKNWCNVRAQQQQIIPVDVEGLGTLWLHSHFQPLLEQALAGKLTATHSAVLSPFDPVVWDRKRAEQLFDFSYRLECYTPAPKRQYGYFVLPLLHRGQLVGRMDAKMHRKTGVLDVISLWLQDGVKPGVTLQKGLFQAIDDFARWQQATRVTLGRYPEGLFADVRHGWEIDPAL
- the ycaR gene encoding protein YcaR yields the protein MDHRLLEIIACPVCNGKLWFNQEKQELICKLDNLAFPLRDGIPVLLETEARVLTADESKS
- the kdsB gene encoding 3-deoxy-manno-octulosonate cytidylyltransferase, producing the protein MSFVVIIPARYASTRLPGKPLLDINGKPMIVHVLERARESGAERIIVATDHEDVARAVEAVGGEVCMTRADHQSGTERLAEVVEKCGFSDDTVIVNVQGDEPMIPAVIIRQVAENLAQRQVGMATLAAPIHSAEEAFNPNAVKVVLDAEGYALYFSRATIPWDRDRFARSLETVGDTFLRHLGIYGYRAGFIRRYVNWQPSPLEHIEMLEQLRVLWYGEKIHVAVAKEVPGTGVDTAEDLERVRAEMR
- a CDS encoding YcbJ family phosphotransferase, which translates into the protein MEQLRAELSHLLGEKLSRIECVNEKADTALWSLYDSQGNPMPLMARSFTTPGMAQQLAWKTSMLARSGTVRMPVIYGVLTHEEHPGPDVLLLERLRGVPVEAPARTPERWEHLKDQIVEGLLSWHRQDSRGCVGMVDNTQENIWPSWYRQRVEVLWTTLNQFNNTGLTMQDKRILFRTRECLPALFEGFNDNCVLIHGNFSLRSMLKDARSDQLLAMVGPGLMLWAPREYELFRLMDNALAESLLWQYLQRAPVAESFIWRRWLYVLWDEVAQLVNTGRFNRSNFDLATKSLLPWLA
- the elyC gene encoding envelope biogenesis factor ElyC — encoded protein: MLFTLKKVIGGMMLPLPLMLLVMGIGLALVWFSRFQKTGKVCISLSWLALLLLSLQPVADSLLKPIEDSYPTWQDTQKVEYIVVLGGGYTWNPQWAPSSNLINNSLPRLNEGIRLWRANPGSKLIFTGAAAKSNNVSTAEAGARVAQSLGVPVDDIITLDQPKDTEEEAAAVKQAIGNAPFLLVTSASHLPRAMIFFQQAGLHPLPAPANQLAIDSPLNPWERAIPSPVWLMHSDRVGYETLGRIWQWLKGSEH
- the cmoM gene encoding tRNA uridine 5-oxyacetic acid(34) methyltransferase CmoM, whose amino-acid sequence is MRDRNFDDIAEKFSRNIYGTTKGQLRQTILWQDLDKLLAGYAGQTLRVLDAGGGEGQTAILMAQRGHHVTLCDLSAEMVARAQRAAEEQGVSDNMHFIHCAAQDIPQHLDSQVDLILFHAVLEWVADPQAVLKTLWSMLRPGGALSLMFYNANGLLMRNVLVGNFGYVQQGMYKKKRRTLSPDFPRDPQQVYGWLEEIGWEITGKTGVRVFHDYLRDKQKQHDCFDALTEIETRYCRQEPFISLGRYIHVTARKPQMQG
- the mukF gene encoding chromosome partition protein MukF, whose product is MSEFSQTVPELVAWARKNDFSISLPVDRLSFLLAVATLNGERLDGEMSEGELVDAFRHVSDAFEQTSETIGVRANNAINDMVRQRLLNRFTSEQAEGNAIYRLTPLGIGITDYYIRQREFSTLRLSMQLSIVAGELKRAADAAAEGGDEFHWHRNVYAPLKYSVAEIFDSIDLTQRIMDEQQQQVKDDIAQLLNKDWRAAISSCELLLSETSGTLRELQDTLEAAGDKLQANLLRIQDATMTHDDLHFVDRLVFDLQSKLDRIISWGQQSIDLWIGYDRHVHKFIRTAIDMDKNRVFAQRLRQSVQTYFDEPWALTYANADRLLDMRDEEMVLRDEEVTGELPADLEYEEFNEIREQLAAIIEEQLAIYKSRQTPLDLGLVVREYLAQYPRARHFDVARIVIDQAVRLGVAQADFTGLPAKWQPINDYGAKVQAHVIDKY